Proteins encoded in a region of the uncultured Paludibaculum sp. genome:
- a CDS encoding RHS repeat-associated core domain-containing protein codes for MREHRIEVLASRLTLGALLCNLTFSVTGQITTAVDGATPPVLAAGRAAGSYALSDFESVNLFGGGLSFLLPIVPLGGQGAPGAPVYLTMDRRWVMQFENSNDYFSYTAMTTDQTDPIKHYYSPGELRIRSVGRNPEVGCNDGADSLYRETLTRLTFREADGTEHEFVDATSGGNIHLHSASTYTDPFGRQVKTCTVDGTSRGRVWVTRDGTFQTYIVASSAGVVEYASGRGNGDPGVNIEALTGYLYKKDGTRLKIVDGRVSEVRDRNGRFTTYTYGTDPFNVATYNQVISITDPMGRTTTIDYQKSDPYTGEIYTALTYKGTSGSDRTVEVHYCGLVSTCPYYEHPPAGKTVGGTDGLFPGFGSTSTIYAPGVVSYVKLPDGRRYEFRYNSYGELAKVTLPTGGSIEYVHGSGIEGRESLAGLNSSGGSLQIYRRVLERRTYLADGSLASKTKYKTTHGSTGCPSGVAYCTIVTEEHWNGESAASVLAATRHTFVGGADDPESYFWNGYYIDYLNGKELVTADLVAPTGANEVSASGYLGINALKTASQTWAERSCETGELCPTAIGLMKASPKDPRVSQVQTTLVDSSQTSTVTYGYDRFNNKTLEVATGYDGTVLYRRTAAYLTTNPVNSVDYVRADLTTGTANNSIGVSSAVVHLRGLPVWAAECLDAGCSGTKLAAKRLYSYDQGSRQGSTGITQWDSTVPTARGNLTMETGWLDSSGSSSISVSRTYYDYGAPYEVTDGRANKATYEWGCNGTAISKVKNALNDETTIVSDCNTGSPTSIIDPNAVVETRQYTDALDRLTSSTVGSYAKTLFSYDDSARAIQTRKSRNSTSDSDIVTELKYDGLGRTVETNRTEPGVAGSVVTRVSTMYDLLGRVWKVSQPFQGAAATAWTETLYDSLGRPTSSTTSDGSATTTTYDGATVTTIDPAHMKKKMEYDALGRLANVTEYLCPTAGGCSETTSYTTTYSYDTRANLTGVMQGAQSRTFSYDMLGRLHSATNPESGTVTYGYDGNGNVTSKTDARGTVTMGYDALNRIASKSYSGTGWSSTPSVTYSYDATIPITGVTSESQPKGRLVQVSNSVSTTSYQYDGLGRPLASVQTTDGLSEKVFQYSYVPAGLSLMTYPSGRKVNWSYDLAGRPDTVLDGAGGAAFATAAKYDVTGGLSKLSLGSGLEENWTYSSIRGQVRQVTLGTPQSPSSVGSWQYSNCVGQSNTAECATNNGNVMSQTIGPLGAVQTYGYDGMNRLKTFSEGGLGQTYVYDQYGNRALLTGSTMPSWPSGAVVTNDQPDDVASIFPSNQWNQSTVVNGYVTKPKSDAYPTLSYDAEGRIAGAVTGATESANASYGYDGEGRRVQRTSSGVTTYYVYDAMGQLAAEYGGNVAASGRQYLTVDALGSTRVVTDQNKAVVPGERHDYMPFGGALLSTQNGRTTTLGYGVDEAPASLATLFTSKERDAETGLDYFGARYFSAAQGRFTSPDSPKFSEKTSPQTWNLYSYTANNPLSAVDLTGNNWFKINGNWSWYDGSDVDDNGDACKKGSEGCNHSDYTLLLRIQKTGKYAKDGAEIEKLALLGAGEDDVLATGTGYTGKLGTFMTTPNGDYEINLNRRGGLQSQYFLQVPQGYVLGPYPGIQRVGPVTIRDQVFDARNDWGDYRANLVGPKGATAFYLHGKLDYFDHGRTYTHGCTTEPLQNVLKVIFRLDPKGVGEGEKNGRILVNVSGK; via the coding sequence ATGAGAGAACACAGAATTGAAGTATTGGCGAGCAGGTTGACGCTCGGGGCGCTGCTCTGCAATTTAACCTTTTCCGTCACTGGGCAGATCACGACGGCCGTCGATGGTGCCACGCCACCGGTTCTGGCCGCTGGGCGTGCGGCCGGCAGTTATGCTCTGAGCGACTTTGAATCGGTGAATCTCTTCGGTGGTGGCCTGTCATTTCTCCTTCCGATCGTGCCACTTGGGGGGCAGGGCGCTCCGGGGGCGCCCGTGTATCTGACAATGGATCGGCGCTGGGTCATGCAGTTCGAGAACTCGAACGACTACTTCAGCTACACTGCGATGACGACTGATCAGACCGACCCGATTAAGCACTACTACTCACCTGGGGAACTCCGCATTCGCTCGGTTGGCCGGAATCCGGAGGTGGGATGCAATGACGGAGCCGACAGTCTTTATCGCGAAACGCTCACTCGGCTTACTTTTCGCGAAGCTGACGGGACGGAACACGAATTCGTGGATGCCACATCGGGCGGCAATATCCATCTCCACTCGGCATCCACGTACACCGACCCTTTCGGACGCCAAGTAAAAACATGCACGGTCGATGGAACATCACGAGGGCGTGTGTGGGTCACAAGGGACGGAACCTTCCAGACGTATATCGTCGCGTCGTCGGCCGGCGTCGTCGAGTATGCTTCAGGGCGTGGCAACGGCGATCCCGGTGTGAACATCGAGGCTCTGACCGGGTATCTGTATAAAAAGGACGGCACCCGACTGAAGATTGTCGACGGAAGAGTGTCGGAGGTCCGAGACCGAAATGGCCGGTTCACAACCTATACGTACGGTACTGACCCGTTTAACGTGGCGACGTACAATCAGGTGATCTCAATTACGGATCCGATGGGGCGAACAACCACGATCGACTATCAGAAGAGCGATCCATACACCGGCGAAATCTACACCGCCTTGACGTACAAGGGAACCTCCGGGTCGGACCGGACGGTGGAGGTCCACTACTGCGGCTTGGTTTCGACCTGCCCGTACTACGAGCACCCACCGGCAGGCAAAACAGTAGGGGGCACTGACGGTCTGTTCCCGGGTTTCGGAAGCACAAGCACAATTTACGCACCGGGCGTTGTTAGCTACGTAAAGCTACCGGACGGGCGGAGGTATGAGTTCCGGTATAACTCGTATGGAGAGCTGGCCAAGGTGACGCTACCCACTGGCGGAAGCATCGAGTATGTTCACGGTTCCGGAATCGAGGGGCGGGAATCGTTGGCGGGACTAAACTCATCAGGCGGCAGTCTCCAGATCTATCGGCGTGTTCTGGAACGGCGAACCTATCTTGCGGATGGCTCACTGGCCAGCAAGACAAAGTACAAGACGACGCATGGAAGCACGGGATGTCCCTCTGGAGTGGCCTACTGCACCATCGTGACGGAAGAACATTGGAATGGTGAGAGCGCAGCAAGCGTACTGGCCGCGACACGGCATACCTTCGTTGGCGGCGCCGACGACCCGGAATCCTACTTCTGGAATGGATACTACATCGACTATCTAAATGGCAAGGAACTGGTGACGGCGGACCTGGTCGCGCCCACTGGAGCGAACGAGGTATCGGCCAGCGGATATCTAGGCATCAATGCCTTGAAGACCGCCTCGCAGACATGGGCTGAGCGAAGCTGCGAGACCGGAGAGCTGTGTCCAACGGCGATTGGGCTCATGAAGGCGAGCCCGAAGGATCCCCGAGTAAGTCAGGTTCAGACGACACTGGTCGATAGCAGCCAGACGTCAACGGTAACCTACGGCTACGATCGCTTCAATAACAAGACACTGGAAGTTGCGACTGGCTACGACGGCACAGTGTTGTACAGACGAACGGCAGCCTATCTCACGACCAATCCCGTTAACAGCGTGGACTATGTGCGCGCCGATCTCACCACAGGCACCGCTAACAATTCGATTGGAGTGTCAAGCGCCGTGGTCCATCTCCGGGGGCTGCCGGTATGGGCGGCGGAGTGCCTCGATGCGGGGTGCTCCGGGACCAAACTGGCTGCAAAGCGATTGTACAGCTACGATCAGGGGAGCCGGCAGGGCAGCACCGGAATCACGCAGTGGGATTCGACAGTGCCTACGGCGCGAGGGAACCTGACCATGGAGACAGGCTGGCTGGACTCCAGCGGCAGTAGTTCGATCTCCGTCTCACGCACCTACTATGACTACGGAGCGCCGTATGAAGTCACCGATGGCCGGGCGAATAAGGCCACCTACGAATGGGGCTGCAACGGGACCGCGATCAGTAAAGTGAAGAATGCATTGAACGACGAAACAACGATCGTCTCGGACTGCAACACCGGTTCGCCAACTTCGATCATCGATCCCAACGCGGTCGTTGAGACACGGCAATACACCGACGCCCTAGACCGCCTCACGTCGTCCACAGTCGGCTCCTACGCCAAGACTCTGTTTTCCTATGATGATTCCGCGCGAGCGATTCAAACGAGGAAGAGCCGGAACAGCACGAGCGACAGCGACATCGTGACGGAGCTGAAGTATGACGGGCTCGGTCGGACGGTGGAGACCAACCGCACGGAGCCAGGCGTGGCTGGCAGCGTCGTTACCAGAGTGTCGACGATGTATGACCTCTTGGGCCGCGTATGGAAAGTGTCGCAACCATTTCAGGGTGCGGCCGCCACCGCATGGACCGAGACCCTGTATGACAGTCTGGGACGGCCTACCAGTTCAACAACAAGTGATGGATCGGCAACGACAACGACCTACGATGGCGCGACCGTGACGACCATCGATCCGGCGCACATGAAGAAGAAGATGGAGTACGACGCACTGGGCCGACTGGCGAATGTGACGGAATATCTGTGCCCGACGGCGGGTGGCTGTAGTGAGACGACCTCCTACACAACAACCTACTCCTACGACACGAGAGCCAACCTGACGGGCGTGATGCAGGGTGCTCAATCGCGAACATTCTCCTATGACATGCTGGGTCGGCTGCATTCGGCGACGAATCCGGAGAGTGGCACGGTCACCTATGGCTACGATGGCAACGGCAACGTGACATCGAAAACGGATGCGCGCGGCACGGTGACCATGGGATATGACGCGTTGAATCGGATTGCGAGCAAGTCCTATTCGGGCACCGGGTGGTCGTCCACACCGTCGGTCACCTACAGCTACGACGCGACGATACCAATTACCGGGGTCACCTCGGAGAGTCAGCCGAAAGGGCGGCTTGTACAGGTGTCGAACTCGGTAAGTACGACCAGTTACCAGTATGACGGACTGGGGCGACCATTGGCCAGCGTGCAGACGACGGATGGCTTGTCCGAGAAGGTCTTTCAATACAGCTACGTTCCGGCCGGTCTGTCACTGATGACCTATCCATCGGGCCGGAAGGTGAACTGGAGCTATGACCTTGCGGGTCGGCCAGACACCGTGCTGGACGGTGCGGGAGGGGCTGCGTTTGCGACGGCGGCGAAATACGACGTAACGGGCGGGCTGAGCAAGCTTTCGCTGGGCAGCGGGCTGGAGGAGAACTGGACATATAGCAGCATCCGTGGGCAGGTCCGTCAGGTGACGCTGGGCACGCCACAGAGCCCGAGTTCAGTGGGAAGCTGGCAATATAGTAATTGTGTTGGGCAGAGCAACACGGCCGAATGCGCGACGAACAACGGGAACGTGATGAGTCAGACGATCGGGCCGCTGGGCGCAGTGCAGACGTACGGGTATGACGGAATGAACCGCCTCAAGACGTTCTCAGAGGGGGGGCTGGGACAGACGTATGTCTACGACCAATATGGAAACCGGGCCCTGCTGACAGGGTCGACGATGCCGAGTTGGCCGTCCGGGGCTGTGGTGACGAACGACCAGCCGGACGATGTGGCATCGATCTTCCCGTCGAACCAGTGGAACCAATCGACAGTGGTGAATGGGTATGTGACGAAGCCGAAGTCGGACGCCTATCCGACGCTGAGCTACGACGCGGAAGGCCGGATTGCCGGCGCGGTGACGGGCGCGACCGAGAGCGCGAATGCGAGCTACGGGTACGATGGCGAAGGGCGACGGGTGCAGCGGACGAGTTCCGGAGTGACGACGTACTACGTCTATGACGCGATGGGACAACTGGCGGCGGAGTATGGTGGCAATGTGGCGGCGAGCGGGCGGCAGTATTTGACAGTGGACGCGCTCGGGTCGACGCGAGTCGTGACAGACCAGAACAAAGCTGTGGTGCCCGGTGAGAGACACGACTACATGCCGTTTGGCGGAGCTCTCCTCTCGACTCAGAATGGCCGGACAACCACGCTCGGCTATGGCGTCGATGAGGCGCCTGCCTCCCTCGCGACGCTCTTCACCAGCAAAGAACGGGATGCCGAGACCGGCCTCGATTACTTCGGGGCTCGATACTTCTCTGCGGCGCAAGGGCGGTTCACCAGTCCGGACAGTCCGAAGTTTTCGGAAAAGACCTCGCCTCAAACGTGGAACCTGTATTCGTACACGGCGAACAACCCACTTTCGGCCGTTGATCTCACCGGGAACAACTGGTTCAAGATCAACGGCAATTGGAGTTGGTACGACGGTTCAGATGTGGACGACAACGGTGACGCTTGCAAGAAGGGATCCGAGGGTTGTAACCATAGCGACTACACGTTGCTTTTGCGGATTCAGAAGACTGGGAAGTACGCGAAGGATGGAGCTGAGATTGAGAAACTAGCGCTGCTGGGCGCGGGCGAGGATGACGTTCTTGCTACCGGGACTGGATACACCGGAAAGCTCGGCACGTTCATGACAACGCCCAACGGCGATTATGAGATAAACCTCAACAGACGAGGTGGCCTTCAATCTCAGTACTTCCTTCAAGTTCCTCAAGGGTACGTCCTTGGGCCCTATCCGGGGATTCAGCGTGTAGGTCCCGTTACGATACGCGACCAGGTGTTTGATGCCAGGAACGACTGGGGTGACTATCGAGCGAACCTCGTCGGTCCCAAGGGCGCTACGGCGTTTTATCTACACGGAAAACTGGACTACTTCGATCACGGCCGAACCTACACCCACGGCTGCACAACGGAGCCGCTGCAGAATGTACTGAAGGTAATATTCAGGCTTGATCCAAAAGGGGTTGGTGAGGGTGAGAAAAATGGACGAATTCTAGTGAATGTGAGTGGAAAATGA
- a CDS encoding IS66 family transposase: MGDDDHAYNVFDFTLNRGRDGPKHFLKDYRQVLLADAYGGYNGVVAGNEITRAGCWAHFRRKVVEAEKAAPEIARAVVEVVRALYSVERQAAALPVAERLKLRQEKSVPVVTGLREKLLGWKEQLLPKHPMAEALNYALSQWEELTVFCSDGAVPLDNNISEREMKRVVLNRKNSLFVGNARGGRTAAILASLTSTCRRHDVDLQLYLTQLLTNLPSVRISDLADWLPDEWKRRQAASPDGPMK, encoded by the coding sequence GTGGGGGATGACGACCATGCCTACAACGTCTTCGACTTCACGCTGAACCGGGGCCGCGATGGGCCGAAACATTTTCTGAAAGATTACCGGCAGGTTTTGCTGGCCGATGCCTACGGCGGATACAACGGCGTGGTGGCGGGCAACGAGATCACGCGCGCGGGGTGCTGGGCGCATTTCCGTCGCAAGGTAGTGGAGGCGGAGAAGGCGGCGCCGGAGATCGCGCGGGCCGTGGTGGAGGTGGTGCGCGCGCTGTATTCAGTAGAACGTCAGGCGGCCGCACTTCCGGTGGCGGAGCGGCTGAAGTTGCGCCAGGAGAAGTCTGTGCCGGTGGTGACGGGGTTACGGGAGAAGCTGCTGGGTTGGAAAGAACAGTTGCTGCCGAAGCATCCGATGGCCGAGGCGCTGAACTACGCGCTGAGCCAGTGGGAGGAACTGACGGTGTTCTGCTCCGATGGAGCGGTGCCGCTGGACAACAACATCAGCGAAAGGGAAATGAAGCGAGTGGTGCTGAACCGCAAGAACTCCCTCTTCGTGGGCAATGCGAGGGGTGGCCGGACCGCAGCGATTCTAGCGAGCCTGACGAGCACCTGCCGCCGTCACGACGTGGACCTACAACTGTACCTGACGCAGTTGCTAACCAACCTGCCGTCGGTGCGCATCAGCGACTTGGCCGACTGGCTGCCGGATGAATGGAAGCGGCGTCAGGCAGCGTCGCCTGACGGCCCGATGAAGTAG
- a CDS encoding IS66 family transposase: protein MIDLPGDSAALKAMVLSLLTECDHHAQRAEQQAQRAEQQTQRADEQTRRAEELRVEMLRLQLELERYKKWYYGPRADRLQSTGDLAQMLFDFAASMDQKPVHPDDVPPETPQDSEVRRVRRRKGRRNLANFENLPATTHVHELSAEQRACPCCGTERQEIGADESWQIEYLPGHFERIHHVRKKYACTACENGGGKPSIETAAKPEAAIDKGLAGPGLLAYIVTSKFSDYLPLYRLEDIFARQGFEISRATQSVWCGDVADLAEPLYQLMAQRVRSSHVVATDDTIMPMLSKGKTANARMWIYVGDDDHAYNVFDFTLNRGRDGPKHFLKDYRQVLLADAYGGYNGVVAGNEITRAGCWAHFRRKVVEAEKAAPEIARSVVEVVRALYSVERQAAALPVAERLKLRQENSVPVVTELREKLLGWKEQLLPKHPMAEALNYALSQWAELTVFCSDGAVPLDNNISEREMKRVVLNRKNSLFVGNARGGRTAAILASLTSTCRRHDVDPQLYLTQLLTNLPSVRLSDLADWLPDAWKRRQAASPEGPPK, encoded by the coding sequence TTGATCGACTTACCCGGGGACAGCGCAGCGCTGAAGGCGATGGTGCTCTCCCTGCTGACCGAGTGCGATCACCATGCCCAGCGCGCCGAACAGCAGGCACAACGTGCCGAACAGCAGACTCAGCGTGCCGATGAACAGACTCGCCGCGCTGAAGAACTCCGCGTGGAAATGCTCCGCCTTCAACTGGAATTGGAGCGTTATAAGAAGTGGTATTACGGTCCCCGCGCCGACCGGCTGCAATCAACTGGCGATCTGGCGCAGATGCTGTTCGACTTCGCCGCATCGATGGACCAGAAGCCGGTTCATCCGGATGACGTTCCTCCCGAGACGCCACAGGACTCGGAAGTGCGCCGCGTGCGGCGCCGCAAAGGCCGGCGCAATCTCGCCAACTTTGAGAATCTCCCGGCCACCACGCATGTCCACGAGCTGAGCGCGGAACAGCGAGCCTGCCCCTGCTGTGGAACCGAGCGCCAGGAGATCGGCGCCGACGAGAGCTGGCAGATCGAGTATCTGCCCGGTCACTTCGAACGCATCCACCACGTGCGCAAGAAGTATGCCTGTACGGCCTGCGAGAACGGCGGCGGCAAACCCAGTATCGAAACGGCGGCCAAGCCCGAGGCAGCAATTGACAAGGGGTTGGCCGGACCGGGCCTGCTGGCTTACATCGTGACCAGCAAGTTTTCCGATTACCTGCCGCTCTACCGGCTGGAAGACATCTTCGCGCGGCAGGGCTTCGAGATTTCGCGCGCCACCCAATCGGTATGGTGCGGCGATGTGGCAGACTTGGCCGAACCGCTGTACCAATTGATGGCGCAGCGAGTGCGGTCCTCGCATGTGGTAGCCACCGACGACACCATCATGCCGATGCTGAGCAAAGGCAAAACGGCGAACGCCCGGATGTGGATCTATGTGGGGGATGACGACCATGCCTACAACGTCTTCGACTTCACGCTGAACCGGGGCCGCGATGGGCCGAAACATTTTCTGAAAGATTACCGGCAGGTTTTGCTGGCCGATGCCTACGGCGGATACAACGGCGTGGTGGCGGGCAACGAGATCACGCGCGCGGGGTGCTGGGCGCATTTCCGTCGCAAGGTAGTGGAGGCGGAGAAGGCGGCGCCGGAGATCGCGCGGAGCGTGGTGGAGGTGGTGCGCGCGCTGTATTCAGTAGAACGTCAGGCGGCCGCACTTCCGGTGGCGGAGCGGCTGAAGCTGCGCCAGGAGAACTCGGTGCCGGTGGTAACGGAGTTACGGGAGAAACTGCTGGGCTGGAAAGAACAGTTGCTGCCGAAGCATCCGATGGCCGAGGCGCTGAACTACGCGCTGAGCCAGTGGGCGGAACTGACGGTGTTCTGCTCCGATGGAGCGGTGCCGCTGGACAACAACATCAGCGAAAGGGAAATGAAGCGAGTGGTGCTGAACCGCAAGAACTCGCTCTTCGTGGGCAATGCGAGGGGCGGCCGGACCGCAGCGATTCTGGCGAGCCTGACGAGCACCTGCCGCCGTCACGACGTGGACCCACAACTGTACCTGACGCAGTTGCTAACCAACCTGCCGTCGGTGCGCCTCAGCGACTTGGCAGACTGGCTGCCGGATGCATGGAAGCGGCGCCAAGCGGCGTCGCCTGAGGGGCCTCCAAAGTAG
- the tnpB gene encoding IS66 family insertion sequence element accessory protein TnpB (TnpB, as the term is used for proteins encoded by IS66 family insertion elements, is considered an accessory protein, since TnpC, encoded by a neighboring gene, is a DDE family transposase.), producing the protein MTGLPSLRTLDREQSARIWLAAEAADMRCGFDRLAERVKAVIGQDPLSGHLFVFRSRRGDRLKILVWDRDGFVLWYKRLEAGTFKLPRVEAGSSSVELRASELAMVLDGIDVSRLKRVARYERGARVV; encoded by the coding sequence TTGACCGGTCTGCCGAGCCTGCGCACGCTCGACCGCGAGCAAAGCGCGCGCATCTGGCTCGCCGCCGAGGCCGCTGACATGCGCTGCGGTTTCGACCGCTTGGCCGAACGCGTGAAAGCCGTCATCGGGCAGGACCCCTTAAGTGGTCACCTGTTTGTGTTTCGCTCGCGCCGCGGCGACCGGCTAAAAATTCTTGTGTGGGATCGCGACGGCTTTGTTCTTTGGTATAAGCGGCTCGAGGCAGGCACTTTCAAACTGCCCCGCGTGGAAGCGGGCTCATCTTCGGTGGAACTGAGAGCCAGTGAACTGGCCATGGTTCTGGATGGAATCGATGTATCGCGGCTGAAACGGGTCGCCCGCTACGAGCGCGGCGCGCGCGTCGTCTGA
- a CDS encoding transposase → MIDLPGDSVALKAMVLSLLTECDHHAQRAEQQAQRAEQQTQRADEQTRRAEELRVEMLRLQLELERYKKWYYGPRADRLQSTGDLAQMLFDFAASMDQKPVHPDDVPPETPQDSEVRRVRRRKGRRNLANFENLPATTHVHELSAEQRACPCCGTERQEIGADESWQIEYLPGHFERIHHVRKKYACTACENSGGKPSIETAAKPEAAIDKGLAGPGLLAYIVTSKFSDYLPLYRLEDIFARQGFEISRATQSVWCGDVADLAEPLYQLMAQRVRSSHVVATDDTIMPMLSKGKTANARMWIYGERYANPILNACSVCPTVKSCAHADLRLGRSGGSWSLSKSGAVKVWRRSAGHVGYLQRTSLPGRNV, encoded by the coding sequence TTGATCGACTTACCCGGGGACAGCGTAGCGCTGAAGGCGATGGTGCTCTCCCTGCTGACCGAGTGCGATCACCATGCCCAGCGCGCCGAACAGCAGGCACAACGTGCCGAACAGCAGACTCAGCGTGCCGATGAACAGACTCGCCGCGCTGAAGAACTCCGCGTGGAAATGCTCCGCCTTCAACTGGAATTGGAGCGTTATAAGAAGTGGTATTACGGTCCCCGAGCCGACCGGCTGCAATCAACTGGCGATCTGGCGCAGATGCTGTTCGACTTCGCCGCATCGATGGACCAGAAGCCGGTTCATCCGGATGACGTTCCTCCCGAGACGCCACAGGACTCGGAAGTGCGCCGCGTGCGGCGCCGCAAAGGCCGGCGCAATCTCGCTAACTTTGAGAATCTCCCGGCCACCACGCATGTCCACGAGCTGAGCGCGGAACAGCGAGCCTGCCCCTGCTGTGGAACCGAGCGCCAGGAGATCGGCGCCGACGAGAGCTGGCAGATCGAGTATCTGCCCGGTCACTTCGAACGCATCCACCACGTGCGCAAGAAGTACGCCTGTACGGCCTGCGAGAACAGCGGCGGCAAACCCAGTATCGAAACGGCGGCCAAGCCCGAGGCAGCAATTGACAAGGGGTTGGCCGGACCGGGCCTGCTGGCTTACATCGTGACCAGCAAGTTTTCCGATTACCTGCCGCTCTACCGGCTGGAAGACATCTTCGCGCGGCAGGGCTTCGAGATTTCGCGCGCCACCCAATCGGTATGGTGCGGCGATGTGGCAGACTTGGCCGAACCGCTGTACCAATTGATGGCGCAGCGAGTGCGGTCCTCGCATGTGGTGGCCACCGACGACACCATCATGCCGATGCTGAGCAAAGGCAAAACGGCGAACGCGCGGATGTGGATCTATGGTGAGCGCTACGCAAACCCCATCTTGAATGCGTGCTCCGTGTGCCCCACTGTGAAGTCATGCGCACACGCGGACCTGAGGCTTGGACGAAGTGGCGGGAGTTGGTCGCTGAGCAAGAGCGGAGCGGTCAAAGTGTGGCGGCGTTCTGCCGGGCACGTGGGCTATCTCCAACGCACTTCTTTGCCTGGAAGAAACGTCTGA
- the tnpB gene encoding IS66 family insertion sequence element accessory protein TnpB (TnpB, as the term is used for proteins encoded by IS66 family insertion elements, is considered an accessory protein, since TnpC, encoded by a neighboring gene, is a DDE family transposase.), producing the protein MTGLPSLRTLDREQSARIWLAAEAADMRCGFDRLAERVKAVIGQDPLSGHLFVFRSRRGDRLKILVWDRDGFVLWYKRLEAGTFKLPRVEAGSSSVELRASELAMVLDGIDVSRLKRVARYERGARVV; encoded by the coding sequence TTGACCGGTCTGCCGAGCTTGCGCACGCTCGACCGCGAGCAAAGCGCGCGCATCTGGCTCGCCGCCGAGGCCGCTGACATGCGCTGCGGTTTCGATCGTTTGGCCGAACGCGTGAAAGCCGTCATCGGGCAGGACCCCTTAAGTGGCCACCTGTTTGTGTTTCGCTCGCGCCGCGGCGACCGGCTAAAAATTCTTGTGTGGGATCGCGACGGCTTTGTTCTTTGGTATAAGCGGCTCGAGGCAGGCACTTTCAAACTGCCCCGCGTGGAAGCGGGCTCATCTTCGGTGGAACTGAGAGCCAGTGAACTGGCCATGGTTCTGGATGGAATCGATGTATCGCGGCTGAAACGGGTCGCCCGCTACGAGCGCGGCGCGCGCGTCGTCTGA